The following coding sequences lie in one Enterococcus sp. 9E7_DIV0242 genomic window:
- a CDS encoding sce7725 family protein, whose product MYYPYFRGKQYDLFALTALLENDLLSSAVQPIIEPVKNSNALKKFISLSQQKKQPFYLIQNPQSGDFLTADGLQQLKELPLTKAMIIEQPIETLTESPEMFIVGHSSVPALESDWQGNQVKVLVPEEFRLLRKIEGAKILSQDVFTRLPKSRFYQECPDELFSTAHLTFQKRDFVGFSDFSIDSRIYYEHSYPSKFLSLHLVYFEETNLRIHHFLSSEEAPSQKEKFFELMTEIMVWEKQLCGNQVTLGIQLLLEAAAKDKFPGMGVMRKAAVMHHMELMSRYLNKRKREVF is encoded by the coding sequence ATGTACTATCCTTATTTCAGAGGGAAGCAATATGACCTCTTTGCATTGACGGCACTTCTGGAAAACGACCTTCTTTCATCTGCTGTTCAGCCGATCATTGAACCAGTGAAGAATTCGAATGCCTTAAAGAAATTTATCAGCCTGTCGCAACAAAAGAAGCAGCCGTTCTATTTGATTCAAAATCCCCAATCCGGAGACTTCCTAACGGCGGATGGACTACAGCAACTAAAAGAACTTCCGCTAACAAAAGCAATGATCATCGAACAGCCCATAGAAACGTTGACTGAATCACCAGAAATGTTCATCGTTGGTCATTCTTCTGTTCCTGCTTTGGAAAGCGATTGGCAAGGCAACCAAGTGAAGGTCCTTGTTCCAGAAGAATTCCGCTTGCTGCGAAAAATCGAGGGAGCAAAAATCCTTTCACAGGATGTGTTTACTCGACTGCCCAAATCTCGCTTCTATCAGGAATGCCCGGATGAGCTTTTCTCTACTGCTCATCTGACCTTTCAAAAGAGGGATTTTGTCGGTTTTAGTGATTTTTCTATCGATAGCCGTATCTATTATGAGCACAGCTACCCGTCAAAATTCCTTAGCCTACATCTTGTTTATTTTGAAGAGACTAACTTGAGAATCCATCACTTCCTTTCCAGTGAAGAAGCACCTTCGCAAAAAGAGAAATTTTTTGAGTTGATGACTGAAATCATGGTTTGGGAAAAGCAGCTATGCGGCAATCAAGTGACCTTAGGTATTCAACTTTTGTTAGAGGCAGCAGCCAAAGATAAATTTCCTGGGATGGGCGTTATGCGTAAAGCCGCTGTCATGCATCATATGGAGTTGATGTCGCGTTATCTGAACAAAAGAAAGAGAGAAGTTTTTTGA